Genomic window (Streptosporangium brasiliense):
GGGAGATGGCGCACGGCCTGTCCAACGGCGGCATCGCCCGCGCCCTGCACCTGTCGGTCTCCGCGATCGAGAAGCACGTCAACTCGATCTTCCTGAAGCTCGCCCTGGAGAACAGCCCCGACACCCACCGGCGGGTGGCGGCCGTCATCGCCTACCTCGGACCGAGGTGACACGCCGGGCCGGATCGGCCCCGGCCCGGCCGGTCCGGACAGCGCCCCCGGAGGGCACGCGGGCCGGGCTCAGACCGCGACCGGGACACCCCGCACGGCCGGGCTCAGGCCGCGACCGGGACACCGTGCACGGCCGGGCTCAGGCCGCGACCGGGACACCGTGCACGGCCGGGGCGATCACCACGGAGGCGATCGAGGACTCCGCCGCCCAGGCCAGGGACCTGCGGTCGCGGGCCTGGACCGGGGGCAGCAGCGTCACCTCCACGGTCAGCCGCCGGAACGCCGCCACCCGCAGCATCGAGGCGGGCAGGGTGTCGTCGCCGACGTAGGCGGCCACGCCGGCCGGGAGCCCGTCCGGGCCCAGATACCTGATCGCCACCGGCCGCACCGGGGCCCCGGCGTCCAGCGCCGCCTGGAACACGGCCGGCCGGAAGGCGCCCATCTCCCGGCCGCACCAGGTGGTGCCCTCCGGGAAGGCGGTCACCGGGTGGCCCTCGCCGAGCGCCGCGGCCACCCGGCCGACCGCCTCCGGCAGCGCCGACAGCCGGTCCCTGTCGATGAACAGCGCACCCGCCCCCGCCGCCAGCAGGCCGATCAGCGGCCACCTCCGGACCTCGTGCTTGGCCAGCGGGCGCGAGGGCAGCACGGCGGACATGACGAGCGGATCCAGCCACGAGACGTGGTTGGCCACGATCAGCGGGGCCGCCTCGGAGACGGGGACCACGCGGAGCCCGGCGGCCGAACCCGCCAGGAAGGTGAAGCCCCGCCGCACCTCGATCCGGACCCCGAGGGCCCGCAGCACCAGCCGGGACCAGAGGCTCGCCAGCCGGACCCGCCCCGCCGTACCGGACCCGCGGGCGAGGAGCGCCGGCACCACCCCGGCGAGGACCGACAGCGCGACGGCCGCCAGCCGCAGGGCCCGGCGCGGCCGGGACACCCCCGCGGCCGGTGGCGTGAGGCAGGTGGCGGGCATGCACGGCGCCACCGGCAGCCACGGGTTCATGCGGGGGCTCCCAGGAAGTGCCGCAGGTAGCGAGGGTCCAGGTTGGCCATCGACAGCAGGACGAAGAAGTCGGCCGTGCCGAACTCGGGATCGTGGGCGGGCGGCCCGCAGACCCACGCGCCCAGCCGGATGTAGCTCCGCAGCAGGGCGGGCACCGCGACCCGCCCGGCGGCGCGGCCGCCGCGCCAGGGGCGGTGCGGAGTGACGCGATACTCCGGCGGGGCGAGCGGCAGCCGGTCCATGACCCCCGCGGCGTCGGCCACCGGCACCGAGCAGCACCCGGCCAGCCAGCCGTACCCTCCGGCGAGCATGTAGCGCGCGATGCCCGCCCACAGCAGCCCGACCACGGTGCCGCACCGGTGGTCGGCGTGCACGCAGGCCCGGCCCGCCTCGACCAGGTCCGCCCGGATCCCGGACAGCGCGCCGAGGTCGAACTCGGAGTCGGCGTAGAACCGGTCGGCCCGGCGGGGGGCGAGCAGCCGGTAGGTGCCGACGACCTCACCCGTGCCGCCGTGCCGTACCAGCAGGTGGTCGCAGTAGGCGTCGAGCGGATCGACGTCCAGGCCGGTGATGGGGGTGTCCAGCCGGGCGCCCATCTCCTCGGCGAAGACCCGGTGGCGCAGGCGCTGGGCCGCACGCATCTCGACAGCGGTGGTGGCCAGCCCGACCGTGTAGCGAGCGAGGCGTTGCTCTGCGGGGATGGTCGTCATGAGTTCATGAAGACAGTCGCAGGTGACGCGGGGCGGAAGGGGACCGCGAACTTCAGGCGTCCGGATGATGAACCGCATTCACGCTCGATTCCGGGGCCAAGTAGCTTAGATACCGATGAACCAGCGCACGCTTCTGATCACGTTGACCGGCCCCGACCGCCCCGGGGTCACCTCGCGGCTCTTCTCCGTCCTGGCCGGTTTCCCTGTCCTCGTCGCCGACGTCGAGCAGGTCGTCATCCGCGGCCGGCTCACCCTGGGTGTCCTCGTCGCCTACGCGGGCGACACCCCGACCGGCACGGGCAGCACCATAGGAGCCCTGTGGACCGCGGTCGAGCGGACCGCCGAGGACATGGGCCTGCACGTGGAGCTGTCCACCGGCTCCGACCCGCAGGAGAAGCGGCGCCGGGGGCGGCTGCACGTCACCGTGCTCGGCTCGCCCCTGCAGCCCGCCGCGATGGCCGGCATCTCGGGCCGGATCGCCGCGGCCGGCGCCAACATCGACCGGATCGAGCGGCTGTCCAACTACCCGGTGACCTGCATCGAGCTGGCCGTCTCCGGCGCCGACCCCGACGCGCTCCGGGCCGAGCTCGCCGCCGAGGCGCACGCGCAGCAGGTCGACGTGGCCGTGCAGCGGACCGGCCTGCACCGCAGGGCCAAGCGGCTGATCGTGATGGACGTGGACTCCACGCTCATCCAGGCCGAGGTGATCGAGCTGCTGGCCGAGCACGCGGGCTGCCTGGATGAGGTCGCCCGGGTCACCGAGGAGGCGATGCGCGGCGAGCTCGACTTCGCCGAGTCGCTGCGCCGCCGGGTCGCGCTGCTGGCGGGTCTCCCCGAGGAGATCTTCGAGAAGGTCCGCAAGGAGCTGGTGCTCACCCCCGGCGCCCGCACGCTGGTGCGGACGCTCAAGCGGCTGGACTACCGGTTCGCGATCGTCAGCGGCGGGTTCACCCAGCTCACCGACTCCCTCGTCCAGGATCTCGGCATCGACTACTCCGCGGCCAACACCCTGGAGGTCGTTGACGGCGTGCTCACCGGACGGGTCGTCGGCGAGATCGTCGACCGCCCCGGCAAGGCGCGGGCCCTGGAGCGCTTCGCCCGCGAGGCGGGCATCCCGATCAGCCAGACCGTGGCCATCGGCGACGGCGCCAACGACCTGGACATGATCGCGGCGGCCGGCCTGGGCATCGCGTTCAACGCCAAGCCGGTGGTCCGTCAGGCCGCCGACACCGCGGTCAACGTGCCCTACCTCGACTCGATCCTCTACCTGCTCGGCATCCCCCGCGCCGAGGTCGAGGCCGCCGACGCCGAAGACGGCGTCACCTTCGTGGAGCGGTGAGCGCCGCCAGCCGGAGAGCCTCGGCGCTGAGCCCCTTCAGCGTCGGCTGCGCCGCGGCGGCGTGCATGATCCCGCGGCGCACCCCGGTCATCTGATCGGCCGCGCCCCCGGCCACCTCGTCCAGCCGGCGCGCCGTCAGCACGTCGACGTGGGCGCCGAGCTCGTCCAGGACGCGGTCCAGATCGTCGGGCGGCGTCTCGGGGCGCTCCGTCCCGACCGCCTCGGCGACGTTCTCCAGCCGGTCGGCGACCATGTCGAGCACCGTCGCCGTCGGCCCGGACTCCTCGCTGGGCGGCGGCACGGCGAACAGCGCCAGCGCGTTGTCCCGCAGCCGCCGGGCGGCCGTCACCGCGTCCCTGAGCCGCCGCGGCGCGCTGCCCCCGGGCTCCTTGTCCAGCCGGTCCAGGGAGGCGGCGAACCGGTCGGCGGCGTCGGCTGCCGAGGAGACCCTGGCGCGGACCTCGTCGGGGTCCTGGTCGATCAGCGACCGCACCAGCGCCGCGTGCCGCCCGAGCATGTCCACCGCCCTGCCGGTCAGCTCCGCCCGCTGCCCCCGGGGCCACAGCAGCCGGGCGAAGGCCAGCGCCAGCATCCCGCCGGCTGCCGTCAGGACCACCCGGGCCGCCGCCGCGCCCCAGCCGAGCGGCAGGGAGAAGTCCGACAGCATCAGCGACAGCGGGGTGGCGAAGATCGTCCAGTAACCGTAGCTGGCCCCTCGCAGCGCGAACCCCAGCACCGCGCAGACCGCGATGAACAGCAGCAGGTAGAGGTGGCCGGGCGCGACCGCCAGCACCACCGCCGCGCCCGCCGAGCCCACCGCGGTGCCGGCCGTCCTCAGCACCACCCGCTCGACCGTGTCGAAGTACGCCGGGCGGAGGCTGACGATCACGGTCACCACGAACCACTTGGCGTAGTGCTCGTGGATCACCAGCATCAGCGCCATGGCCAGGGACACCGCCAGGCCCAGCCGCACCGGGTGGTACCCGGTGGAGAACACCGGCCTGCGCAACCGGCCGAACCTGGGCAGGCGCGGCCCGATCTCGACCCCCTCGGCCGCCTGCTGCGCCACCGACCGCACCGCCATCCCGATCCGGTCCAGGCACCGGCGGACCTGTCCGAGCAGCGCGGCCGCGGGCAGCGGCGCCTCGCCCGCGTGGGCGGAGCGGCGGACCTCCTCGACCCGCTCGGCGAAGTGCCCCATCGCCTCCAGCGCCTCGGGCACCGCGGCCGAACCGCCGAGCGACACCGCCTCCCGCAGCGCGCGGGCCAGCGGCCCGACCGCCTCCTCCAGCTCTCCGGCCCACTCGGTGCCCATGTCGGCCTGCGCGGCCGCCGCCCGCAGCACGCGCAGGGCGACGGTCTCGTGGAGGATGCGGGTCAGCGTGGCCAGCAGCCGCCGCAGGGCCCGGTCGTCCTCTTCCGAGACCCGGTAGAGGCAGAAGGCCCGGGCCGCGTCGTCCACCGCGGTCCCAGCACGGCGGCGCAGCACCTCCCAGCTCTCGTCGGACAGCGGGGCCCGCCCCCCGGCCTCCAGCAGGTCGGCGAGCGCCGCGCCGGCCTCCTCCAGGGCCGCGCGGAGCGGCTGGAGGCGGCGCACCGGCCAGAGCACCACCAGCAGCAGCGTCATCAGCAGGCCGCCGGCCGCCGCGAGTTCCATGCGGACCGGCACGCTCATGCCCGCCGGGGCGAAGTAGGCCAGGGCCACGGCGAGCATCGAGGAGACGCTGATCACCGGCCAGTAGCCGCCGGCCAGGGCGACCAGTCCCATCACGGCGACGGCCGGCCAGGGGTGGGGCTGCATCAGCGCGCCGAGGCCGGAGCCCAGGGTGACCATGAGCGTGGCGACGAGCAGCTTGCGGGCGCGCTCGCCGTACGGCAGGCCCGGGGCGTCCCCGAAGACGGTGAGATAGCCGCCCAGGGCCGCCGCCGCGCCCTGGGGGACACGGCCGAGCACGACGCCGAGCAGCAGCGGCAGG
Coding sequences:
- a CDS encoding GNAT family N-acetyltransferase; the protein is MTTIPAEQRLARYTVGLATTAVEMRAAQRLRHRVFAEEMGARLDTPITGLDVDPLDAYCDHLLVRHGGTGEVVGTYRLLAPRRADRFYADSEFDLGALSGIRADLVEAGRACVHADHRCGTVVGLLWAGIARYMLAGGYGWLAGCCSVPVADAAGVMDRLPLAPPEYRVTPHRPWRGGRAAGRVAVPALLRSYIRLGAWVCGPPAHDPEFGTADFFVLLSMANLDPRYLRHFLGAPA
- the serB gene encoding phosphoserine phosphatase SerB, which produces MNQRTLLITLTGPDRPGVTSRLFSVLAGFPVLVADVEQVVIRGRLTLGVLVAYAGDTPTGTGSTIGALWTAVERTAEDMGLHVELSTGSDPQEKRRRGRLHVTVLGSPLQPAAMAGISGRIAAAGANIDRIERLSNYPVTCIELAVSGADPDALRAELAAEAHAQQVDVAVQRTGLHRRAKRLIVMDVDSTLIQAEVIELLAEHAGCLDEVARVTEEAMRGELDFAESLRRRVALLAGLPEEIFEKVRKELVLTPGARTLVRTLKRLDYRFAIVSGGFTQLTDSLVQDLGIDYSAANTLEVVDGVLTGRVVGEIVDRPGKARALERFAREAGIPISQTVAIGDGANDLDMIAAAGLGIAFNAKPVVRQAADTAVNVPYLDSILYLLGIPRAEVEAADAEDGVTFVER
- a CDS encoding lysophospholipid acyltransferase family protein, whose protein sequence is MNPWLPVAPCMPATCLTPPAAGVSRPRRALRLAAVALSVLAGVVPALLARGSGTAGRVRLASLWSRLVLRALGVRIEVRRGFTFLAGSAAGLRVVPVSEAAPLIVANHVSWLDPLVMSAVLPSRPLAKHEVRRWPLIGLLAAGAGALFIDRDRLSALPEAVGRVAAALGEGHPVTAFPEGTTWCGREMGAFRPAVFQAALDAGAPVRPVAIRYLGPDGLPAGVAAYVGDDTLPASMLRVAAFRRLTVEVTLLPPVQARDRRSLAWAAESSIASVVIAPAVHGVPVAA
- a CDS encoding FUSC family protein gives rise to the protein MRKIAEALRGDFVISGRPAWGYSLLCALGICLPLLLGVVLGRVPQGAAAALGGYLTVFGDAPGLPYGERARKLLVATLMVTLGSGLGALMQPHPWPAVAVMGLVALAGGYWPVISVSSMLAVALAYFAPAGMSVPVRMELAAAGGLLMTLLLVVLWPVRRLQPLRAALEEAGAALADLLEAGGRAPLSDESWEVLRRRAGTAVDDAARAFCLYRVSEEDDRALRRLLATLTRILHETVALRVLRAAAAQADMGTEWAGELEEAVGPLARALREAVSLGGSAAVPEALEAMGHFAERVEEVRRSAHAGEAPLPAAALLGQVRRCLDRIGMAVRSVAQQAAEGVEIGPRLPRFGRLRRPVFSTGYHPVRLGLAVSLAMALMLVIHEHYAKWFVVTVIVSLRPAYFDTVERVVLRTAGTAVGSAGAAVVLAVAPGHLYLLLFIAVCAVLGFALRGASYGYWTIFATPLSLMLSDFSLPLGWGAAAARVVLTAAGGMLALAFARLLWPRGQRAELTGRAVDMLGRHAALVRSLIDQDPDEVRARVSSAADAADRFAASLDRLDKEPGGSAPRRLRDAVTAARRLRDNALALFAVPPPSEESGPTATVLDMVADRLENVAEAVGTERPETPPDDLDRVLDELGAHVDVLTARRLDEVAGGAADQMTGVRRGIMHAAAAQPTLKGLSAEALRLAALTAPRR